One bacterium genomic window, GGCCGTGACCTTGGCGTTCGCTGTCAAGTCGCCAAAGCGGGGGACAGCAAACGCGGCGATGATCCCCAGGACCACGATAACGATAACAAGCTCGATCAGCGTAAAACCGCGCCGATCGAGCTTTGAAATCTGCATGGATGGATGCGAAGATCGCATTCCGTTTACCAGGCGTTTTCCCCGGCGACGTTGGTGTTCGGCCAGACTTCGCCAGTGCTTGGCTTGTACGCCCAGCCACCGCGAGCGCCGACAACCACGCCTTTGGTCACGCCAGTGACGATCGAGTCGGGAGCGTTGGTGTCAGTCTGATACGGGTTTTTCGGGATCGACTGAGCCATCACGGTGTCAACCGCCGCAAGCTGAGCCACGGTCGGCCAGGTGGCGGTGCCGGTCACAACAGCCTTGTTGGCGTAGAAGATCGTGATACCGGAACGGAGCGCACCAAGCGCCGCACGCGCAGACGCTTCTTTCGCCTCGGACGTGATATCCTGATACCGCGGAATTGCTACCGCCGCCAGAATGCCGAGCACGACAATGATGATCACCAGTTCGATAAGGGTGAAACCCTTCTGGTTGTTTACACTAGTCAGACGCATGTTCTCTCCTTGTCTGCACAGGGTCATAGGTCGATTTATCTTATGTCACTTTATCGGCAAATTATGCTCAATCCTTGAGCATCCCTCACCCCTTGAACACCTTGATCAGGTTCCACATCGGCAGGAACATGGCCAGTGCCAGAATCAGGACGAACACCCCCATTACCACGGTCAGGATCGGCTCAATTATCGAGGTCATCTGGCGACTCCGATACATCACCTCTTTAGAGTAGTGATTGCCGACCTCTTCCAACGTGCGATCCAGAGATCCCGACTCCACACCAATTGCCATCAATTGTAACGCCATCTCGGGGAAGTACTTAAATTGGTCGAGTGAGCTGCCGATGTCCTGGCCCTTGCGAAACAGCTCTTGGAGGATCACCAGTTCGCCAGAGATCGCGGAGTTCTTGATGGCACCAGTCAGCAGGTCAATCGACTTGATGATCGGAATTCCAGAACGGAAGAGAATCCGGAACATCAGCGAAAAGCGGGCGACATTACTCTTGATTATCAGATCACCAAAGATGGGAAGCGATACCAGCTTGCGATCAAACCAGGCCCGTCCATTTGGATTATTCAGCATCTGGCGGAAGCCAAAGACCGAAGCGGCAATCAAAGCCAGGGTGTACGGCCAGTAGTTCGTCAGCAAATTGCTGGCGCCTATCAGCAGACGGGTGGGGAGCGGAAGCTCGGCAGAAAACGCGCTGTAGAAATCTATGAACTTCGGAATGACATAAACCATCATCACGGTGGCGGCCGCGAACAGGATGCCAACGACAATGAGCGGATAGCGAGTGGCGGTCTTGAGCTGACGCGCGATCTCCATCTCCCGTTCGAGCATGATCGCCAGCTCATCCAGGGTGACATCGAGCTTGCCCGACTCTTCGCCGGCGGCGACACCGGCAAGATACACTTTGCTGAAGAGGTCAGGATAGTCAGACATCACTTCCGAGAGCTGTCGCCCTGATTCGACTCCAACGCGAAGCTGGTTGATCACGTAATTGAACCGGCCATTTGCCTTGCCGATCTTCATTAGCGTCAAAGCGCGCAACAGCGGAATACCGGCTCGATACAGCGTGGCCAGTTGATTAGTGAAAGTGATCAGATCTTCATAGGTATGCCCCTTGAGCATACCGAATAGCGTGAGGGGGCGGCGTTCCTGAAGTTGTGAAATCGTGATCGGGAGCAGACGCTGCTGGGTCAGGTATTCTTCGACCTGTTGAGCGCTGACGGCCGCAATCACACCTTCTTGCGTACTGCCATCGACTGCCACTGCCTGATACTTAAATTGCGCCGGCATGGCTCGTACCTACTCGTGATTGGTCACCGCTATGATCGAAGTAATCTTCGATGTTGGAGGTCTCTTTGAGCAATTCTTCAAGGCAGATCAGTCCGCTGGTCAGTTTTTCCAGTCCGGACTCGAAGAGGGGGACATAACCGAACCGGCGTGCCTCGGTGCGCAGCCTGTGGAGCGACGCTCCCGACAGCATCAGATCGGCCAGCGGCGGGGTCACTTCCATATACTCGAATATGCCGGTCATCTTCTGATAACCGGTGCCGCGACATTGACTGCATCCGGTCCCGCGCTTGAACTCAAGCGCATCGGCCAGATCCTGAAGGCCGGACCGTCTCAGCAACGCATCCGGAGGGCGGTATGTCTCAAGGCAATTTTTGCAGTTCAGGCGGATCAGGCGCTGGGCCAGCACACCCTTGATAGCGGCAACCACCAGATAATTCTCCACACCGATATCGATAAGGCGTGTGATGGCGGAGGGTGCATCATTGGTGTGAATGGTCGAAAAAACAAGGTGGCCGGTCAGTGCCGAGCGAACTGCCATCTGGGCAGTCTCTCGATCACGGATCTCGCCGATCATGATGATATCCGGGTTCTGGCGGAGGATCGAGCGGAGCGATGCCGGGAACGTGAGTCCCGCCTTCTCGTTTATCTGCACCTGATTGATGACCGGCATCGAATACTCAACCGGGTCTTCAACCGTGATGATGTTTTTTTCGATCGAGTTGATCTCCTGGAGAGTCGCGTACAGAGTGGAAGTCTTTCCACTGGAGGTCGGTCCGGAGATCAGCACCAAACCTTCGGGCTTATGAATGATATTGGTCCATGCCTCCTGCATCGATTCGCGGAAACCAAGCTGGCGGAAAGAGAGGAGGAGGTTGCGGCGATCCAGAATACGGATAACGATCTTCTCTCCGTGAATGGTCGGCAGAGTGGAGACACGAAGGTCGACCGGCATGTTGTCGACCAGCATCATAAAGCGGCCATCCTGCGGGAGGCGCTTCTCGGAAACATCCAGATCAGCGGCGACTTTAATGCGCGAGATCACTTCGTTTTGCATGGATTTCGACGGAGAGGCTTCTTCACGCATATTGCCGCTGACACGGTAGCGAATACGAAGGGTTGTCTCATCCGGTTCGATATGGATATCGCTGGCACCTTCATTCACCGCTTTGGTGATGATCAGGTTGACCAGTTTGACGATCGGTGATTCGGCTTCCCCTTTGTCGGTGACCAGGACCGAGGTGATCCGGCGGTCGGCATCATCGGAACGACGGGTCCCCATGATCTCGTGAAGTGAATCGGCGACGGAGTAGTACTGGTCGATCGCCTGCTTGATTTCGGAGGACTTGGCGACCGCGCGCTTGATCTCATAGCCCGACTGATATTTGATCTCATCGAGAGCGATGATATTCAGGGGATCTGCCATCGCCAGCGTCATGGTCGTGCCGATGACAAAAATTGGTATAACGGTGTAACGACGGGCTGTCTCTACCGAGATCAACTGAGTGACTTCCGGGGAGAGCACCATCGAATTGAGGGAGACTTGTGGAATGCCGAGGCGTTCCGATATGGTATCAATGAGTTGGTCTTCAGTGATATTGCCATGTTCGACCAGGATCGCACCGATACGTTTACCGGTCGTCGCCTGTTCCCGGAGGGCATCCTCCAGGACATCGGACGTGATAAATCCCTTATCGACCAGCAGGTCGCCGATTTTCTTGCGCGTAGTTACCATGTTGAGACTGTTACTTTCGCTTTCGTTATCGGCAGAAATCGCCAATATTTTACGCGACAAACTGTTGCCTCAGTCGCCGGTTTGCCGCTATGTTACCGCGGAAAGGAAAGTTCACTCTCTGGCCAGACTACTTGCACAGCTTTTCTGGATCGTTCTGATTCTCTCGGCTGCCTCCGTTTCGGCTCGGTCCGGCGTGAATGTGTACGGGACGGTCACTTCGGAGAAAACCTCTGTCATTGAAGAGGATACGCTGTCCGAAGACGATGGCTTGGTCATTGACAGCCTGGTCATTGATAACCGGGATATCTACGACACCTCGGACCCACGATACGACAACTTCCTCTTCCGGACCGCCAACAAGCTGCACATTGTCACCAAAGAAACGGTCATCCGGCGCGAACTGCTCCTTGCCGTCGGTGAACCTTTCGCCGCGGCCAGAGCGGAAGAAACCGCGCGTAATCTCCGTCAAAAATGTCGGCTGGTGGATGCCTGGGTTGAGACGGAAATGCTATCGGATGGTCGGCTCCTGGTGCGAGTGGTAACGATCGACCAGTGGAGTTTGTTAGGTGGCGCAGAGTTTTCCCGCGATGGCAATCGGAGTCGCTATAAGATCGGTTTTGAAGAGAGAAATCTGATCGGCTACAACCAACTCCTCGGATTTGATTGGGTGGCACAGGAGGGGGACGATAACTACACTCACAGTAAATTTCAGGATTATCGATTTTTCGGCAAACCGATCATGGTCCTTGCCGAACATAATACCGACCCACGCAGTGAGCTCTCTCAGTTTGCGCTGATCCGCCCTTTCTACAGCCTTGAACAGCATCTCTATTGGAGCGCAACCATATCTCGAACCGGCGGGCGTCGCGATGTCTACCTTGACAGTGAGCGAACCGGGTATTGGAAGAGTCGGGCAGACCTGTTTGATCTGGTAGCGGAATACCGATTTGGCAGTCGTAACACCAAGATCGGAGTGGGGACCTGGTACACCTATCATGCCGACAAGGTGACCGAGAGCTTCGGGCACGGGTTTGAGGTTCCTCAGGATTCACTCTATCACATCCCAGCGTTGTTGCTGAAAGGACTGCACACTGACTACTTGCGCCTCCGCCGCATTTCGAATTTCCAGTTGCTCGAGGATGTCTCACCGGCGACCGGGATTGAACTACTGGTCGGGCGGGCATTCAATTCGGATTTCAGGAGCCATGTCTACGATGTGTTTGATGTCACCACTCGTTTCGGAGATCTCTTCGGCCACAACCTGATCCTGGCATCACACCAACAAACGTGGTGGCTGAAATCAGGTAGCCAGTTGCGGAGTCGAGGGATCAGCAGTCTACGCTATTACAATAACGGGCTCTCGTTTCTTACGGTGGCCGCTCGGTTACAATATCAGTCTGACGAATACGAATCACTGGAAACGCCCCTCAAGTTGGGGGGGACCTCCGGGCTTCGCGGCTATGACGAATACGCCTTCACCGGGGACAGGGCCGGGACATTCAATCTCGAAACCCGGTGGTTTCCGGGATTGGACTTTTTGTCAGCGTTGATTGGCGGCGTGCTTTTTCTTGATACCGGGAAGACCTGGAAGCGTGGAGAGTCGTTTAATCTGAATGACTTGCAGTACTCGGTCGGGGGAGGATTGCGAATCTCGCTAGAACGGGCGACCCGGTCCGAGATCATCCGGATCGATTGCGCTTTTCGCGAAGACGGGATAGTTCAGGTCGCCTTTGGCACCGGGCAATTTTTCTGACCCCTTTCCTCTTGACAAAATCTTGAATCACAATACATTACCGTTAGTCGCGGAAACATAAATACAACCGCTAACAGTCTTCGCACTACTTCCTCCCGCCGAGACCTGACGGGAGATTTACCGTTGGTTGCCGAACATAGTCAAAGTACGCCGTCACGATAATACCGCGCCAGACTGAGCCGGTTGAAAACCTGGAGATCGTAGGGAGCCATATGAAGGGACCCATCGTAATTGCCATTACTATCATGCTGCTCGTTGCCGCATCGGCTGTGGCTTCGACCGGACATTCCCACCTTTCAGACAAAGACCCGATCGGCGCGATCGAACGTGATTTCGCCGCCGGTCAATTAACCTACAGCCAGA contains:
- a CDS encoding prepilin-type N-terminal cleavage/methylation domain-containing protein, giving the protein MTLCRQGENMRLTSVNNQKGFTLIELVIIIVVLGILAAVAIPRYQDITSEAKEASARAALGALRSGITIFYANKAVVTGTATWPTVAQLAAVDTVMAQSIPKNPYQTDTNAPDSIVTGVTKGVVVGARGGWAYKPSTGEVWPNTNVAGENAW
- a CDS encoding type II secretion system F family protein, which codes for MPAQFKYQAVAVDGSTQEGVIAAVSAQQVEEYLTQQRLLPITISQLQERRPLTLFGMLKGHTYEDLITFTNQLATLYRAGIPLLRALTLMKIGKANGRFNYVINQLRVGVESGRQLSEVMSDYPDLFSKVYLAGVAAGEESGKLDVTLDELAIMLEREMEIARQLKTATRYPLIVVGILFAAATVMMVYVIPKFIDFYSAFSAELPLPTRLLIGASNLLTNYWPYTLALIAASVFGFRQMLNNPNGRAWFDRKLVSLPIFGDLIIKSNVARFSLMFRILFRSGIPIIKSIDLLTGAIKNSAISGELVILQELFRKGQDIGSSLDQFKYFPEMALQLMAIGVESGSLDRTLEEVGNHYSKEVMYRSRQMTSIIEPILTVVMGVFVLILALAMFLPMWNLIKVFKG
- the tadA gene encoding Flp pilus assembly complex ATPase component TadA, which encodes MVTTRKKIGDLLVDKGFITSDVLEDALREQATTGKRIGAILVEHGNITEDQLIDTISERLGIPQVSLNSMVLSPEVTQLISVETARRYTVIPIFVIGTTMTLAMADPLNIIALDEIKYQSGYEIKRAVAKSSEIKQAIDQYYSVADSLHEIMGTRRSDDADRRITSVLVTDKGEAESPIVKLVNLIITKAVNEGASDIHIEPDETTLRIRYRVSGNMREEASPSKSMQNEVISRIKVAADLDVSEKRLPQDGRFMMLVDNMPVDLRVSTLPTIHGEKIVIRILDRRNLLLSFRQLGFRESMQEAWTNIIHKPEGLVLISGPTSSGKTSTLYATLQEINSIEKNIITVEDPVEYSMPVINQVQINEKAGLTFPASLRSILRQNPDIIMIGEIRDRETAQMAVRSALTGHLVFSTIHTNDAPSAITRLIDIGVENYLVVAAIKGVLAQRLIRLNCKNCLETYRPPDALLRRSGLQDLADALEFKRGTGCSQCRGTGYQKMTGIFEYMEVTPPLADLMLSGASLHRLRTEARRFGYVPLFESGLEKLTSGLICLEELLKETSNIEDYFDHSGDQSRVGTSHAGAI